A genomic window from Fibrobacterota bacterium includes:
- a CDS encoding right-handed parallel beta-helix repeat-containing protein: MIRASILLTISMIFPATAATSYFAASDTGLDTNPGTFAKPFRTLTRCLNAISGPGDVCNLRQGVYEATPNEYSVSGTPLAPIEVRGFEREKATIQQGFYPVWRREASANTWSAPFDMDAHVASQRAMQAVNQYFERGIRVWKGNEILQEATWPNQLSATFTHPTWTATAGSNDGIIYCSSIQNVDLTGAKVLTFNGDQTGVDARTVLGSGPGWVRISPATDLWSKVGVGSRFWIQGVRNMITTFNQWGYDPNLKRIYLRTSGYDPNALGVRIQTSSLAFTLRGASNWAIYNLNFQKTSPYARGTSNHIRYSGLYVREPGLVRWPDNPYDFIQFSGMIMGADSRIHHSTLDGCDARCLYMLGDRDTADNNVVQFGGRIGQFEGAISIASPNAVVRRNRIVQAGRDAIGFQTTNIGGAIIRRNSIEDCGILAYEGAGVALFNIATPAGSKVRIDSNLIRRMRGNSVGIYLEGVRGVDIFRNVFTDMGTAISLVGDNDAPGLFGNRIVSNTGYRLRNSLFLRDPGSLSGTLLANNILDGGFVKGARHPIPLIESPMTLDELVGTGVSYFNNLGPGVAAQFTSSGYDDYSLLPTSPARGTGAILPGVNYGVGADPALAFLGATPDMGAVNSGSIPWPFGNYDENVGNPILGMEDPSRWHSFWTSDPVVKTYSTDRVEGGYSLSLQPLPWAPLESDPIEWELVQGALGLRFSFKVPETNKWIGYMQIFFDAPSLGIWNYASDNIPLGLFTRDKWVVQSISFDQFLIDKLRSTPNRIKDFRIRMAYGAEAGGPPLLIDNLNFWRY, from the coding sequence ATGATTCGAGCGTCGATTCTTTTAACGATTTCGATGATCTTCCCGGCCACTGCGGCGACCTCCTATTTCGCAGCTTCGGATACCGGGCTCGATACCAATCCCGGAACCTTTGCCAAGCCATTTCGCACCCTGACCCGCTGTCTGAACGCGATTTCGGGGCCAGGTGATGTTTGCAATTTGCGTCAAGGCGTCTACGAAGCGACTCCCAACGAATACTCCGTTTCTGGAACGCCCCTCGCGCCGATCGAGGTGCGTGGATTCGAGCGCGAGAAGGCCACCATCCAGCAGGGGTTCTACCCGGTTTGGAGGCGGGAGGCGAGCGCCAACACTTGGAGTGCACCGTTCGACATGGATGCCCATGTGGCCTCCCAGAGAGCGATGCAGGCGGTCAATCAGTACTTCGAACGAGGCATCCGCGTCTGGAAGGGCAATGAAATCCTCCAGGAAGCGACCTGGCCGAACCAACTCTCCGCCACCTTCACCCACCCGACTTGGACGGCGACAGCAGGATCCAACGACGGGATCATCTATTGCAGCTCCATCCAGAACGTGGATTTGACCGGAGCCAAGGTTCTGACCTTCAACGGCGACCAAACCGGCGTGGACGCCCGCACGGTCCTCGGTTCCGGCCCAGGTTGGGTTCGTATCTCGCCTGCCACCGACTTGTGGAGCAAAGTCGGGGTCGGAAGTCGTTTCTGGATCCAGGGTGTTCGGAACATGATCACCACGTTCAACCAATGGGGATACGACCCGAACCTCAAGCGGATCTACCTGCGGACCAGCGGCTACGATCCGAACGCGCTGGGAGTCCGCATCCAGACTTCATCCCTGGCCTTCACGCTCCGAGGCGCTTCGAATTGGGCGATCTACAATCTGAATTTCCAGAAAACGAGCCCCTATGCCCGGGGTACGAGCAACCACATCCGCTATAGCGGCTTGTATGTACGTGAGCCAGGTTTGGTGCGCTGGCCCGACAACCCGTACGATTTCATCCAATTTTCGGGCATGATCATGGGGGCGGATTCCAGAATCCACCACTCGACGCTCGATGGCTGCGACGCACGTTGCCTCTACATGCTTGGAGATCGCGATACCGCCGACAACAACGTTGTCCAGTTCGGTGGTCGGATCGGGCAGTTCGAGGGGGCGATTTCCATCGCAAGCCCGAACGCCGTTGTTCGCAGGAACCGGATCGTACAAGCCGGGCGCGATGCGATCGGTTTCCAGACCACGAACATCGGTGGTGCCATCATCCGTCGCAATTCCATCGAAGATTGCGGAATCCTGGCCTATGAAGGTGCTGGCGTCGCCCTTTTCAATATCGCCACTCCCGCCGGCAGCAAGGTCCGGATCGATTCGAACCTCATCCGCCGCATGCGTGGAAACAGCGTGGGGATCTATCTGGAAGGCGTTCGGGGCGTGGACATTTTCCGCAACGTGTTCACGGACATGGGGACGGCCATCAGCCTTGTCGGAGACAACGATGCGCCTGGCCTTTTCGGGAATCGGATCGTGTCGAATACCGGCTATCGGCTCCGCAACAGTTTGTTCCTGCGCGATCCCGGAAGCCTTTCCGGAACCCTTCTGGCCAACAATATCCTGGATGGGGGATTCGTCAAGGGAGCTCGGCATCCGATCCCTCTGATCGAGAGCCCCATGACCTTGGATGAGTTGGTCGGTACCGGCGTGAGCTACTTCAACAATCTCGGGCCAGGCGTGGCTGCCCAGTTCACCTCCAGTGGCTACGACGACTACAGCCTGCTGCCGACGTCGCCAGCCCGAGGGACCGGAGCCATCCTCCCCGGAGTCAACTACGGGGTTGGGGCTGACCCTGCCCTGGCCTTCCTCGGAGCGACCCCGGACATGGGAGCGGTGAACTCGGGTAGCATCCCCTGGCCGTTTGGCAATTACGATGAAAACGTCGGCAATCCTATCCTGGGCATGGAAGATCCTTCCCGTTGGCACTCGTTTTGGACTTCCGATCCAGTGGTCAAGACCTACTCCACCGACCGAGTCGAAGGAGGGTACTCCCTCTCGCTCCAGCCACTTCCGTGGGCGCCTTTGGAAAGCGATCCGATCGAATGGGAGCTGGTGCAGGGGGCCTTGGGGTTGAGGTTTTCCTTCAAGGTTCCCGAGACCAACAAGTGGATCGGCTACATGCAGATCTTTTTCGACGCCCCCTCCCTGGGCATCTGGAACTATGCCAGCGACAACATTCCGCTGGGCTTGTTCACGCGGGACAAATGGGTTGTGCAATCGATCAGCTTCGACCAGTTTTTGATCGACAAGCTCCGTAGCACCCCCAACCGGATCAAGGACTTCCGCATCCGCATGGCCTATGGCGCCGAGGCGGGTGGTCCGCCCCTGTTGATCGACAATCTGAATTTCTGGCGCTATTGA
- a CDS encoding peptidylprolyl isomerase has protein sequence MQKDAPKAGETKATIKTNRGDMVARLFPGLVPGLVENFVELAKAGKYANVPFHRVISGFMIQGGDFTNKNGTGGHSFKGPGTCIGDAYHPDLKHIRGALSYAKTSMPNSIGSQFFIVHPQDGAHFLDHPQNGGPAEGYSVFGQVVEGWDVLDAIGSAKTDRGDRPQEDQTILSIEISVFA, from the coding sequence ATGCAGAAGGACGCACCCAAGGCGGGAGAGACCAAGGCCACCATCAAGACCAACCGCGGCGACATGGTCGCTCGGCTGTTCCCGGGATTGGTTCCAGGCCTCGTGGAAAACTTCGTGGAGCTGGCAAAGGCTGGCAAATACGCGAATGTTCCGTTCCACCGTGTCATTTCGGGATTCATGATCCAGGGTGGCGATTTCACGAACAAGAACGGGACCGGCGGGCACAGCTTCAAGGGTCCGGGCACTTGCATCGGTGACGCCTATCACCCCGATCTCAAGCACATCCGAGGAGCGCTCTCCTACGCCAAGACCAGCATGCCCAATTCCATCGGCAGCCAGTTCTTCATCGTGCATCCGCAGGACGGCGCGCACTTCCTGGATCATCCGCAAAACGGTGGGCCTGCCGAGGGATACTCCGTGTTCGGACAGGTTGTGGAAGGCTGGGATGTTCTGGACGCCATCGGTTCGGCGAAGACCGATCGCGGAGATCGTCCTCAAGAAGACCAGACCATTCTTTCGATCGAGATTTCCGTCTTCGCGTGA
- the gmk gene encoding guanylate kinase, with the protein MRRGKLVVFSAPSGAGKSSLIASVMPMIPSLRYSVSATTRKPRVGEVDGVHYFFLDHTLFRAMIAAGEFAEWNEVHGNLYGTPRTFLDQATARGENVVLDLDVVGKRSFDKIYPDNIGILILPPSIQELERRLRGRGTDPEDVIQVRMHNALSELEEAKSGNFQHRLVNDDFDRSRQELLDILRSELEI; encoded by the coding sequence ATGCGGCGTGGAAAATTGGTCGTGTTCTCCGCGCCCTCCGGTGCGGGCAAGAGCTCGCTCATCGCTTCGGTCATGCCCATGATTCCAAGCTTGCGTTATTCCGTCTCGGCGACCACCCGCAAGCCCCGTGTCGGGGAAGTAGATGGGGTCCACTACTTCTTCTTGGACCACACCCTCTTTCGGGCGATGATCGCGGCAGGCGAGTTCGCCGAGTGGAACGAGGTCCACGGCAATCTATACGGGACTCCGCGTACTTTTCTGGACCAGGCGACGGCGCGGGGTGAGAATGTCGTGCTGGATCTGGATGTGGTGGGAAAGCGAAGCTTCGACAAAATCTATCCGGACAACATCGGGATCCTGATTCTTCCGCCTTCGATCCAAGAACTCGAGCGTCGGCTTCGCGGAAGGGGCACGGATCCGGAAGATGTCATCCAGGTCCGGATGCACAATGCTTTGTCGGAGCTGGAAGAAGCCAAATCGGGCAACTTCCAACACAGGCTTGTCAATGACGATTTCGATCGATCGCGTCAGGAATTGCTGGACATTTTGCGTTCGGAATTGGAAATCTGA
- the glgC gene encoding glucose-1-phosphate adenylyltransferase, translated as MIMAGGQGSRLWPLTADRAKPAVHFGGKYRIIDFVLNNFVNSGIHKIKLLTQFKSDSLNRHVQTAWSLNRTLDQYVDLVPAQMRTGTDWYRGTADAIYQNVNCITDERPDLVAVFGGDHIYKMDLTQMIDFHMVKGALCTVSAFPVPVEEASEFGVIEVDEDGRMVGFEEKPAHPKPMPGRPGWALCSMGNYLFHSKFLVRELLSDAQKSSAHDFGKDIIPNIYHTYPVYVYDFTTNRIPGETAAYWRDVGTLQALFEANMDLVKVSPEFNLYNPKWALRSINWNAPPAKFVFNEEEGEPPRRGFAHDSIVCDGCIVSGGGVTRSVLAPHCFVHSFAQVEESILFPDVEVGRHAMVRRAIVEKGVRIPPGAKIGFDLEKDAERFHVSEEGIVVISKGTIIQPEL; from the coding sequence ATGATCATGGCAGGTGGCCAGGGTTCGCGCCTTTGGCCATTGACCGCCGATCGGGCCAAGCCAGCCGTCCATTTCGGGGGCAAGTACCGAATCATCGACTTCGTTCTGAACAATTTCGTCAATTCGGGCATCCACAAGATCAAGCTTCTGACCCAGTTCAAGAGCGACTCGCTGAACCGACACGTCCAAACCGCCTGGTCCTTGAATCGGACTCTCGACCAGTACGTGGATCTGGTGCCCGCCCAGATGCGCACCGGCACCGACTGGTACCGGGGCACCGCCGACGCGATCTACCAGAACGTCAACTGCATCACGGACGAGCGTCCGGATCTGGTAGCGGTGTTCGGGGGAGACCACATCTACAAGATGGATCTCACCCAGATGATCGACTTCCACATGGTCAAGGGTGCGCTTTGCACGGTGTCCGCATTCCCCGTCCCGGTGGAGGAGGCGTCGGAATTCGGCGTGATCGAGGTGGACGAAGACGGCCGGATGGTCGGCTTCGAGGAAAAACCAGCCCACCCGAAGCCGATGCCCGGTCGCCCCGGCTGGGCCCTGTGCTCGATGGGCAACTACCTGTTCCACTCCAAGTTCCTGGTCCGCGAGCTTCTGTCCGATGCGCAGAAGTCGTCCGCCCACGACTTCGGCAAGGACATCATCCCCAACATCTACCACACCTATCCGGTGTACGTGTACGACTTCACCACCAACCGGATCCCCGGCGAGACCGCCGCCTATTGGCGCGACGTCGGCACCCTGCAGGCCCTGTTCGAAGCGAACATGGATCTGGTCAAGGTTTCGCCGGAGTTCAATCTCTACAATCCCAAGTGGGCCTTGCGATCCATCAACTGGAACGCGCCGCCGGCAAAATTTGTCTTCAACGAGGAAGAAGGCGAACCTCCCCGCCGCGGTTTCGCGCACGATTCGATCGTTTGCGATGGCTGCATCGTTTCTGGCGGAGGCGTGACGCGTTCCGTCCTCGCTCCCCATTGCTTCGTGCACAGCTTCGCGCAGGTGGAGGAATCCATCCTCTTCCCCGACGTCGAGGTCGGTCGCCACGCCATGGTGCGTCGCGCGATCGTCGAAAAAGGAGTCCGTATTCCGCCAGGTGCGAAGATCGGTTTCGACCTGGAGAAAGACGCCGAACGTTTCCATGTTTCCGAAGAAGGGATCGTCGTGATCTCCAAGGGAACCATCATCCAACCGGAGCTTTGA
- a CDS encoding phosphomannomutase/phosphoglucomutase, giving the protein MSLDSTIFRENDIRGLVDPSLSPQAVYAIGRAYATLLTEAGAKAVAIGGDVRLSTPEIKGNLIRAVRDGGIHVVDIGTVTTPVSYFAAFHMPVDGAAMVTASHNPKEYNGFKLGIGKTTIRGEEIRRLFDIASTGEWSSGQGGLREHDLISEYKEKFKQSFAFGKNGRKIKVVYDPANAAGAIFGAELLEELGCEVVRLYCDVDGNFPNHHPDPTIPKNLVDLQKAVIEHKADLGIGIDGDGDRLGVIDDTGRWIPGDLFTLVMARPILALKPGSPIIFEVKSSKALVDGIRQAGGEPIMWKVGHSLLKQKMKETHAPLAGEVSGHMFFADRWYGFDDAMYATCRVIELLDQTGKKLSELASDIPFYPSTPEIRAECRNDAEKFRIANAAAEWFRKHHETIDIDGVRIVFPDGWGLIRASNTQPDLVLRFEASTMERVEEIKNYVFEKLKEFGEVRIGGGH; this is encoded by the coding sequence ATGTCGCTTGATTCCACGATCTTCCGCGAAAACGACATCCGCGGTCTGGTCGACCCATCGCTGTCTCCCCAAGCGGTCTACGCCATCGGGCGTGCCTACGCGACTCTCCTCACCGAGGCGGGTGCCAAGGCCGTGGCCATCGGGGGAGATGTGCGGCTTTCCACACCGGAGATCAAGGGGAACCTGATCCGTGCGGTGCGCGATGGCGGAATCCATGTGGTGGATATCGGAACGGTCACCACCCCCGTGAGCTATTTCGCGGCCTTCCATATGCCGGTGGACGGCGCCGCGATGGTCACCGCCTCCCACAACCCGAAGGAATACAACGGGTTCAAACTCGGGATCGGCAAGACCACGATCCGTGGGGAGGAGATCCGACGACTGTTCGACATCGCCTCCACCGGCGAGTGGAGCTCCGGTCAGGGCGGCTTGCGCGAACACGATCTGATCTCGGAGTACAAGGAGAAGTTCAAGCAGTCCTTCGCTTTCGGAAAGAACGGGCGCAAGATCAAGGTCGTCTACGACCCCGCCAACGCCGCCGGGGCGATCTTCGGTGCGGAACTTTTGGAAGAACTCGGCTGCGAGGTCGTCAGGCTGTATTGCGATGTCGACGGCAACTTCCCCAACCACCATCCGGATCCGACGATCCCCAAGAACCTGGTGGATCTCCAGAAGGCCGTGATCGAGCACAAGGCGGATCTTGGCATCGGCATCGACGGCGACGGCGACCGCCTGGGCGTGATCGACGACACGGGACGCTGGATTCCGGGCGACCTGTTCACCCTGGTCATGGCCCGCCCCATCCTGGCTCTCAAGCCGGGCAGCCCGATCATCTTCGAAGTGAAGAGTTCCAAGGCCCTGGTGGACGGAATCCGTCAAGCCGGCGGCGAGCCCATCATGTGGAAGGTCGGACACAGCCTGCTGAAGCAGAAGATGAAGGAAACCCACGCGCCGTTGGCCGGCGAGGTTTCCGGACACATGTTCTTCGCCGACCGCTGGTATGGCTTCGACGACGCCATGTACGCCACTTGCCGGGTCATCGAGCTTCTGGACCAGACGGGAAAGAAATTGTCCGAGCTCGCCTCCGACATCCCGTTCTACCCGTCCACCCCGGAAATCCGCGCCGAGTGCCGAAACGACGCCGAAAAGTTCCGCATCGCCAATGCCGCCGCCGAATGGTTCCGCAAGCACCACGAAACCATCGACATCGATGGTGTGCGCATCGTCTTCCCGGACGGTTGGGGACTGATCCGTGCCTCCAACACGCAGCCGGACCTGGTGCTTCGCTTCGAGGCATCCACCATGGAGCGCGTGGAAGAGATCAAGAACTACGTGTTCGAGAAGCTCAAGGAATTCGGCGAGGTCCGCATCGGCGGCGGGCATTGA
- a CDS encoding CoA-binding protein, giving the protein MNVAILGASPKADKYANMAQVKLLAHGHSVVGVNPALPDLGGVQVAKSVSELPAGIDTLTVYVGSERSSALADEILAYGFRRVVFNPGAENPTLASRLREKGVETVEGCTLVMLSSRQF; this is encoded by the coding sequence ATGAACGTCGCGATCCTGGGGGCTTCCCCCAAAGCGGATAAATACGCCAACATGGCGCAGGTCAAGCTGCTGGCCCACGGGCATTCGGTGGTCGGGGTGAATCCCGCCCTGCCGGATCTCGGCGGAGTCCAGGTGGCAAAATCCGTCAGCGAACTTCCAGCAGGAATCGATACGCTCACCGTGTACGTGGGATCCGAACGATCCTCCGCCCTGGCGGACGAAATCCTGGCCTATGGATTTCGGCGCGTGGTCTTCAATCCAGGCGCGGAAAATCCGACACTGGCTTCCAGGCTCCGCGAAAAGGGAGTGGAAACCGTGGAGGGTTGCACGCTGGTCATGCTCTCCTCGCGCCAGTTCTGA
- a CDS encoding caspase family protein gives MNSFLLLTAALAAQAVAALDSTQKLSRRFLVAASANDGGPGKARLRFAHQDADGMASVMRSLGGVRTEDALMLQEPDTARLLASLRELSAKMAAERQGGARMELVLYYSGHSDEEGLLLGGQRLPYLLLRRALEGSGADVRLAVLDACASGAALRAKGGTRHQAFRIEGAEGLRGQAFLTSSRAEESSQESDRLKGSVFTRAFLTGLRGAADLDRDGKVTLQEAYRFAYEETLERTSSSSAGPQHPEFQLDLSGSGEVVLTDLSRAQSQLEIGAEISGRIVVTDSTGAAVADLTKKLGQNLTLGLPAGTYRIQTSDSATRRISRPTLAPGSRTSLAKAETDSVGPVPPAWSDTSATAFAPLVDVPFHFAIAPDWNELKFPNKLGEKDTVPASRARYRLGIDLLEGEPAEIDGAHIALGISRVSRNVNGAQIGLGVARTNGKVRGTQIAMGYSRIGDSLNGMQVGGIAVLDGSFRGMQVSPGLSISRKGGDGAQVSAGAVASLGAMRGVQFSSVCFTNAPFLGLQFCTVSLANDSVLGGQFSVVNLVNGHTSGAQVSVVNLSKSIQGAQIAVVNIGGNVSGAQVGVVNIAAKVSGAQVGVVNLADSSEGVAVGVVNLARTMDAFPVGIVSLGLNMKPGMEFHATETGLSGLAFRLANRHFHVGLIATAPLDDVERRIGYGISLGGQWKTKPLEIDFDYTQTCQMDWDDFDRSASLARFALTAGVDLDGLVLFAGPSWNILTTDRRGDADHFLTPPGRYHWDATSDTRMWPGILVGIRI, from the coding sequence GTGAACTCCTTCCTCCTGCTGACCGCGGCGCTTGCGGCCCAGGCCGTGGCCGCGCTCGATTCCACACAAAAACTGTCACGACGTTTCCTGGTGGCCGCTTCCGCCAACGACGGCGGTCCCGGCAAGGCCCGGTTGCGCTTCGCCCACCAGGACGCCGATGGCATGGCCAGCGTGATGCGCTCCCTCGGCGGGGTCCGCACCGAAGACGCGTTGATGCTGCAGGAACCGGACACGGCCAGGCTCCTGGCCTCCCTGCGCGAGCTCTCCGCCAAGATGGCCGCCGAGCGCCAAGGCGGTGCGCGCATGGAACTTGTGCTCTACTACTCGGGCCATTCCGACGAAGAAGGCCTGCTTCTGGGTGGGCAGCGCCTCCCGTACCTCCTGCTGCGGCGAGCGCTGGAAGGATCCGGCGCGGACGTCCGCCTTGCCGTTTTGGATGCCTGCGCATCCGGCGCCGCACTTCGCGCCAAGGGTGGTACCCGCCACCAGGCGTTTCGGATCGAAGGCGCGGAAGGATTGCGCGGCCAGGCGTTTTTGACTTCTTCGCGAGCGGAGGAATCCAGCCAGGAATCCGATCGTCTGAAGGGATCGGTCTTCACGCGTGCCTTCCTGACCGGGCTGCGAGGCGCGGCCGATCTGGATCGCGATGGGAAAGTGACGCTGCAGGAGGCCTACCGCTTCGCCTACGAAGAGACCTTGGAGCGAACCTCCTCTTCCAGCGCCGGCCCCCAGCATCCGGAGTTCCAGTTGGACCTGTCCGGATCCGGCGAGGTGGTCCTGACCGACTTGTCGCGCGCCCAGTCGCAATTGGAGATCGGAGCGGAAATCTCGGGACGGATCGTGGTCACCGACTCCACCGGAGCCGCGGTGGCCGATCTGACGAAAAAACTCGGTCAGAATCTGACGCTAGGCCTCCCGGCCGGAACCTACCGCATCCAGACCTCGGATTCCGCGACGCGGCGCATCAGCCGTCCGACCTTGGCCCCCGGATCCCGCACCTCGCTGGCCAAAGCGGAGACGGATTCCGTCGGACCGGTGCCACCCGCCTGGTCCGACACCTCCGCGACCGCCTTCGCCCCGTTGGTGGATGTTCCCTTCCACTTCGCCATCGCCCCGGATTGGAACGAACTCAAGTTCCCGAACAAACTCGGCGAAAAGGACACGGTTCCCGCCAGCCGCGCCCGCTATCGGTTGGGAATCGACCTTCTGGAAGGCGAGCCCGCGGAAATCGACGGCGCCCACATCGCGCTGGGGATCAGCAGGGTTTCCCGCAACGTCAACGGCGCCCAGATCGGACTCGGCGTCGCCCGCACCAACGGCAAGGTGCGCGGAACCCAGATCGCCATGGGATATTCCCGCATCGGCGACTCCCTCAACGGCATGCAGGTGGGCGGCATCGCCGTGCTCGACGGAAGTTTTCGCGGCATGCAGGTCTCCCCGGGATTGTCGATCTCGCGCAAAGGTGGCGACGGCGCCCAGGTGTCCGCCGGAGCTGTCGCTTCGCTCGGGGCGATGCGCGGGGTGCAGTTTTCAAGCGTCTGTTTCACCAACGCCCCCTTTCTGGGACTCCAGTTCTGCACGGTGTCGTTGGCCAACGATTCCGTTCTCGGCGGTCAATTTTCCGTCGTGAACCTCGTCAATGGCCACACCTCGGGTGCGCAGGTTTCTGTCGTCAACCTTTCCAAATCGATCCAAGGCGCCCAGATCGCGGTCGTCAACATCGGAGGGAACGTATCCGGTGCACAGGTCGGGGTGGTGAACATCGCCGCCAAGGTGTCGGGCGCGCAGGTCGGTGTGGTGAACCTCGCCGACTCGAGCGAGGGAGTCGCAGTGGGGGTCGTGAACCTCGCACGCACCATGGACGCCTTCCCGGTGGGGATCGTGAGCCTGGGGCTCAACATGAAGCCGGGCATGGAATTCCATGCCACGGAAACAGGACTTTCGGGACTCGCGTTTCGGCTGGCCAACCGCCACTTCCATGTCGGACTGATCGCCACGGCGCCTCTCGACGATGTCGAGCGGAGAATCGGATACGGCATTTCCCTGGGTGGACAATGGAAAACCAAACCGTTGGAGATCGATTTCGACTACACGCAAACCTGCCAGATGGACTGGGACGACTTCGATCGATCCGCTTCCCTGGCAAGGTTCGCCCTGACGGCAGGCGTGGACCTCGACGGCCTGGTCCTGTTCGCAGGCCCGAGCTGGAACATTCTCACCACCGATCGGCGCGGCGATGCGGACCATTTTCTGACTCCTCCCGGACGATACCACTGGGATGCGACTTCCGACACGCGCATGTGGCCCGGCATTCTCGTCGGAATCCGTATTTGA
- a CDS encoding sigma-70 family RNA polymerase sigma factor — translation MSNTSSTLAWQAPPLLESPSNFFLGRLLPVSTNRAGAREEGTALDVEALYRRYGPMVLRRCRWMLRDESWARDAMQDVFVQLLKREDSMTVEHPSSLLHRIATNTCLNLLRGRSRHPEDRDDELLLRIASCEDEESRFEAASFLERIFGREKESTRTIAVMHLLDGYTLEEVAKETGLSVSGVRKRLRTLKARVRELEAL, via the coding sequence ATGTCCAACACATCCTCCACATTGGCCTGGCAAGCTCCTCCACTGTTGGAGAGCCCGTCAAATTTCTTCCTTGGACGCCTCCTGCCCGTTTCCACCAACCGGGCCGGCGCACGCGAGGAAGGAACCGCCCTGGACGTCGAAGCTCTCTATCGTCGATATGGCCCAATGGTCCTGCGCCGTTGCCGCTGGATGCTTCGCGACGAGTCCTGGGCGCGCGACGCCATGCAGGACGTGTTCGTGCAACTGCTCAAACGGGAAGACTCGATGACGGTGGAGCATCCCTCCAGCCTCCTGCACCGCATCGCCACCAACACATGCCTGAACCTGTTGCGTGGCCGCAGCCGCCATCCGGAGGATCGCGACGACGAGCTTCTGTTGCGCATCGCCAGCTGCGAGGATGAAGAATCGCGGTTCGAAGCGGCGAGCTTTCTGGAACGCATTTTCGGCCGGGAAAAGGAATCCACCCGGACCATCGCCGTGATGCATCTGCTGGACGGCTACACCCTGGAAGAAGTCGCGAAGGAAACCGGCCTGTCCGTGTCCGGAGTCCGCAAACGGCTGCGGACCTTGAAGGCCCGAGTCCGCGAACTGGAGGCGCTCTGA
- a CDS encoding MFS transporter, with product MQNSLKSGNAPWLGLVVVAALGYFVDIYDLILFNVIKGPSLQEFGFIPGSDAFKAIEVTLFNWQMFGMLLGGLAFGILGDRKGRVFALFGSILLYSLANLANAFVQDMTTYQICRFFAGLGLAGELGAGVTLVAESMPKRIRGWGTVVIVTFGTLGAVAAFLVGKEMGWRNAYLAGGAMGLVLLFVRMRSFESGMFLRTAKASPSRGNFLTLFSTPKRAIRYLSCIAIGLPIWFAVGVLVALSSRFATAAGAVDVNVGKAIMFAYIGISVGDLASGFLSQWLASRRKVILLYLVFLTVLTATYLNLPAVSATTFYWMTFLLGCGVGYWALFVTVASEQFGTEIRSTVANTVPNFVRGAVIPITFSFQFLGPSMGVQPAAGAIGAVCLALALIGLSLLPETFGKDLDYLEKDSSA from the coding sequence ATGCAAAACAGTCTCAAAAGCGGAAACGCTCCGTGGTTGGGTTTGGTGGTGGTCGCGGCGTTGGGGTACTTCGTCGACATCTACGACCTGATCCTGTTCAACGTCATCAAGGGGCCGAGCCTGCAGGAGTTCGGCTTCATCCCCGGATCCGATGCGTTCAAGGCCATCGAAGTGACGTTGTTCAACTGGCAGATGTTCGGGATGCTCCTGGGCGGACTCGCCTTCGGGATCCTGGGCGACCGCAAGGGGCGTGTGTTCGCCTTGTTCGGGTCGATCCTCCTGTACAGTCTGGCCAATCTCGCCAATGCGTTCGTCCAGGACATGACGACCTACCAGATCTGCCGGTTCTTCGCCGGGTTGGGCTTGGCTGGTGAATTGGGGGCCGGAGTCACGCTGGTCGCGGAATCCATGCCCAAACGCATCCGCGGATGGGGAACGGTGGTCATCGTGACGTTCGGGACCCTGGGGGCCGTGGCGGCCTTCCTGGTGGGGAAGGAAATGGGCTGGCGCAACGCCTACTTGGCGGGTGGGGCGATGGGATTGGTCCTGTTGTTCGTCCGGATGCGGTCCTTCGAATCCGGCATGTTCCTGCGCACGGCCAAGGCCAGCCCTTCACGAGGAAATTTCCTGACCCTTTTCTCCACTCCCAAGCGCGCGATCCGGTATTTGTCCTGCATCGCCATCGGGTTGCCCATCTGGTTTGCCGTGGGGGTGCTGGTGGCGCTGTCCTCGCGCTTCGCCACCGCCGCCGGCGCCGTGGACGTGAACGTGGGCAAGGCGATCATGTTCGCCTACATCGGAATCTCGGTGGGGGATCTCGCCTCCGGGTTCCTTTCGCAGTGGTTGGCCAGCCGCCGCAAGGTGATCCTGCTCTACCTGGTCTTCCTGACCGTGCTCACGGCCACCTACCTGAATCTTCCCGCCGTGTCGGCGACCACCTTCTATTGGATGACCTTCCTGCTGGGTTGCGGCGTCGGATACTGGGCACTTTTTGTCACCGTCGCCTCGGAACAGTTCGGCACCGAGATCCGGTCCACCGTCGCCAACACGGTCCCCAACTTCGTGCGCGGCGCGGTGATCCCCATCACCTTCTCCTTCCAGTTCCTGGGGCCGAGCATGGGCGTGCAACCGGCGGCCGGCGCGATCGGCGCGGTGTGCCTGGCTCTGGCACTGATCGGTCTCTCGCTTTTGCCGGAAACCTTCGGCAAGGACCTGGATTACCTGGAAAAGGATTCCAGCGCCTGA